A stretch of the Nicotiana tabacum cultivar K326 chromosome 6, ASM71507v2, whole genome shotgun sequence genome encodes the following:
- the LOC107811299 gene encoding U3 small nucleolar RNA-associated protein 18 homolog, translated as MASLISQNASHTIGVEKSKRKAKKEVSEKESNRKRKKEQNEENDELEVEQEKEMKKLENLLFGSLYNPVGFRKDDEEEKRNDGEYDSAMFFVDRFADSALSVYEGDAQLVPQGIHIVGKEERKPVWVDDEEEKTSIKIASVNRSRKLRKEEGEDVISGSTYVARLRAQHAKLNPGTEWAQIDSQGRSYSSDDEDSDEESKHTEGYGSKSVKLVGDILQSNEDLVVKSHTKLLPGLLEYSRLVDANAPDPSNAPINFVQFHRNSQLLLVGGLDKKLRFFQIDGKRNTKIQSIFLEDFPIKKASFLPNGSQVIISGRRKFFHVLDLVKASVDKIGPLVGREEKSLESFEVSPDSNTIAFLGNEGYILLVSSKTKELIGTLKMNGTVRSVAFTNDGQQLLSSGGDGQIYHWDLRTRTCIHKGVDEGSINGTALCTSPNGSLFAAGSDSGIVNIYNREEFLGGKRKPIKGIENLTTKVDFMKFNHDAQILAISSSMKKNSSKLIHIPSFTVFSNWPSPNRAVHYPRCLDFSPHGGFMAMGNAEGKVLLYKLHHYHDA; from the coding sequence ATGGCGAGCTTGATATCGCAGAATGCTTCTCATACCATCGGGGTTGAAAAGTCTAAAAGGAAGGCTAAGAAGGAAGTAAGTGAGAAAGAAAGTAATAGGAAGAGAAAGAAAGAGCAAAATGAAGAGAATGATGAATTAGAAGTCGAGCAGGAGAAGGAAATGAAGAAGCTTGAGAACTTATTGTTTGGCTCCTTGTACAACCCTGTTGGGTTCAGGAAGGAcgatgaagaagaaaagagaaatgatGGCGAATACGATTCTGCTATGTTCTTTGTGGACCGGTTTGCGGATAGTGCTTTGTCTGTTTATGAGGGGGATGCACAGCTGGTGCCACAAGGTATCCACATTGTGGGAAAGGAGGAGCGGAAACCGGTGTGGGTAGATGACGAAGAAGAGAAGACTAGTATCAAAATAGCAAGTGTGAACAGATCGAGGAAGCTGAGGAAAGAAGAGGGTGAGGATGTCATATCTGGTTCCACGTACGTGGCGAGACTAAGGGCTCAACACGCTAAACTTAATCCAGGCACTGAATGGGCCCAAATTGATTCTCAAGGCAGAAGCTACAGTTCTGATGATGAAGATTCTGACGAGGAAAGTAAACATACTGAGGGCTACGGTTCAAAGAGTGTCAAGTTGGTTGGTGATATTCTTCAATCAAACGAAGATCTTGTTGTCAAAAGTCACACAAAGTTGTTACCTGGGCTTCTTGAATATTCGAGACTGGTTGATGCAAATGCACCTGATCCTTCAAATGCACCAATAAATTTTGTTCAGTTCCACAGGAATTCTCAGTTGCTCCTTGTTGGTGGGTTGGATAAAAAACTCAGATTTTTTCAGATTGACGGGAAAAGAAATACAAAGATACAGAGCATCTTTCTTGAGGATTTTCCAATTAAAAAGGCATCTTTCTTACCCAATGGGTCTCAAGTTATTATATCAGGAAGAAGAAAGTTCTTTCATGTCTTAGACTTGGTCAAAGCAAGTGTAGATAAAATAGGTCCTCTAGTCGGCAGGGAAGAAAAGAGCCTGGAAAGTTTTGAGGTTTCTCCTGATTCAAATACTATTGCTTTTCTTGGTAATGAAGGATACATTTTGCTAGTTTCCTCCAAAACAAAGGAGCTAATTGGGACACTGAAAATGAATGGAACTGTTCGCTCAGTGGCTTTCACCAATGACGGACAACAATTATTGAGCTCTGGTGGAGACGGCCAGATTTACCATTGGGATTTGAGAACAAGAACTTGCATTCATAAAGGTGTTGATGAAGGGTCCATAAATGGTACGGCTCTTTGCACTTCACCAAATGGTAGTTTGTTTGCTGCTGGTTCAGACAGCGGGATAGTAAATATTTATAACAGAGAAGAGTTTTTGGGCGGAAAGAGAAAACCAATCAAGGGGATTGAGAATCTCACAACGAAAGTGGATTTTATGAAATTTAATCATGATGCTCAAATATTAGCCATCAGTTCTAGCATGAAGAAAAACAGCTCAAAACTAATTCACATTCCATCATTTACAGTTTTTTCAAACTGGCCTTCTCCAAATCGAGCCGTGCACTATCCGCGCTGTTTGGATTTTAGTCCTCATGGAGGATTCATGGCTATGGGAAATGCTGAAGGAAAAGTGTTACTGTACAAGTTGCATCACTACCATGATGCATAG